From the Amycolatopsis thermoflava N1165 genome, one window contains:
- a CDS encoding molybdopterin-binding protein → MPQFRLSEAAELLGVSDDTVRRWVRGGQLTATTDGAGRKVVDGAELAAFAREQAARPNDPSGVGRSARNRFVGLVTDVVVDKVMAQVELQCGPFRVVSLMSAEAVRELDLKPGSLAVAVVKATTVVVETPGGQS, encoded by the coding sequence ATGCCGCAATTCCGGTTGTCCGAAGCCGCCGAACTTCTCGGCGTCAGCGACGACACCGTCCGGCGCTGGGTGCGGGGCGGGCAGCTGACCGCCACCACCGACGGCGCCGGCCGCAAGGTCGTCGACGGCGCGGAGCTCGCCGCCTTCGCGCGTGAGCAGGCCGCCCGCCCCAACGACCCGTCCGGCGTCGGGCGCTCCGCCCGCAACCGGTTCGTCGGCCTGGTCACCGACGTGGTCGTGGACAAGGTGATGGCGCAGGTCGAGCTGCAGTGCGGGCCGTTCCGCGTGGTGTCGCTGATGAGCGCCGAGGCGGTGCGGGAGCTGGACCTGAAGCCCGGATCGCTGGCCGTTGCGGTGGTGAAGGCGACCACCGTGGTCGTCGAGACTCCGGGAGGACAGAGTTGA
- a CDS encoding sulfate/molybdate ABC transporter ATP-binding protein gives MSLHAEIELTRGTFALSAEFDVPAGSVLAILGPNGSGKSSILGCLAGLFRPDRAVITLGGRELHDLPAHDRAVGLLSQDALLFPHLSVVDNVAFSPRSKGAGRAESREIARRWLAEVDAAEFAERKPTQLSGGQAQRVAVARALAGNPDLLLLDEPLAALDVDAAPAIRGLLRRVLAADPHRATVLVTHDPLDALALADHVVVLAAGRVVERGPTREVLAAPRTAFTARIAGLNLVPGTAVAEGLRTADGGLVAGILSPDAVTGEPAVAVFEPSAVSVYPAEDGHPGSPRNTIGAVVGALEPHGPVIRVRAAGEGWAAGLSADLTPAAVADLRLEPGAPVRLAIKATAVTVHPASLQA, from the coding sequence GTGAGCCTGCACGCCGAGATCGAGCTGACCCGCGGCACCTTCGCGTTGTCCGCGGAGTTCGACGTGCCCGCCGGGAGCGTGCTGGCGATCCTGGGCCCGAACGGCTCCGGCAAGTCGAGCATCCTGGGGTGCCTCGCCGGGCTGTTCCGGCCGGACCGGGCGGTGATCACCCTCGGCGGGCGGGAGTTGCACGACCTGCCCGCACACGACCGGGCCGTCGGCCTGCTGTCGCAGGACGCGCTGCTCTTCCCGCACCTGTCCGTTGTGGACAACGTGGCGTTCTCGCCGCGGTCCAAGGGGGCGGGGCGCGCCGAGTCGCGGGAGATCGCCCGGCGCTGGCTGGCCGAGGTGGACGCCGCCGAGTTCGCCGAGCGCAAGCCCACGCAGCTCTCCGGTGGTCAGGCGCAGCGCGTCGCGGTCGCCAGGGCGCTCGCCGGGAACCCGGACCTGCTGCTGCTCGACGAGCCGCTCGCGGCGCTCGACGTGGACGCCGCCCCGGCCATCCGCGGCCTGCTGCGCCGGGTGCTGGCCGCCGATCCGCACCGCGCGACGGTGCTGGTCACCCACGATCCGCTGGACGCGCTGGCGCTGGCCGACCACGTCGTGGTGCTGGCCGCGGGCCGGGTCGTCGAACGCGGCCCCACCCGGGAAGTGCTGGCCGCGCCCCGAACGGCGTTCACGGCGCGGATCGCCGGGCTCAACCTGGTGCCGGGCACCGCGGTCGCCGAGGGACTGCGGACCGCGGACGGCGGCCTGGTCGCCGGGATCCTGTCGCCGGACGCGGTCACCGGCGAACCGGCCGTCGCGGTGTTCGAGCCGAGCGCGGTGTCGGTGTACCCGGCGGAGGACGGGCATCCGGGCAGCCCGCGCAACACGATCGGGGCCGTCGTCGGCGCCCTCGAACCACACGGACCGGTGATCCGGGTCCGGGCCGCCGGTGAGGGCTGGGCGGCCGGCCTGTCCGCCGACCTCACCCCGGCCGCGGTCGCCGACCTGCGCCTGGAGCCGGGTGCGCCGGTGCGGCTCGCGATCAAGGCCACCGCGGTCACGGTTCACCCGGCTAGTCTTCAGGCATGA
- a CDS encoding metallophosphoesterase family protein, producing MSDHQRTYVVGDVHGHREPLVAALRRAGLVDESGDWSGGDAHLWFLGDFVDRGPDGIGVIDLVMRLHRQAAEAGGSTRTLLGNHEILLLGMHRFGDTEVPSDFGPRSFARSWEINGGQLSDQDALTDEHVEWLTSRPLIAHAAGHLLMHSDTVEYLDWGDDAEDINTTVREILVGDDLVEWWDVWRRMTTRYAFRGPHGPDIADYLLEQLGGERVVHGHSVIADQLGIHPSQIEAPYLYAGGKVLGIDGGLFVGGPCLVVPLPWKPED from the coding sequence ATGAGTGACCACCAGCGCACCTACGTCGTCGGCGACGTGCACGGGCACCGGGAACCGCTGGTGGCAGCGCTGCGCCGCGCCGGGCTGGTCGACGAGTCCGGCGACTGGTCCGGCGGGGACGCGCACCTGTGGTTCCTCGGCGACTTCGTCGACCGGGGCCCGGACGGGATCGGCGTGATCGACCTGGTGATGCGGCTGCACCGGCAGGCCGCCGAGGCAGGCGGGTCGACGCGGACGTTGCTGGGCAACCACGAGATCCTGCTGCTGGGCATGCACCGCTTCGGCGACACCGAGGTGCCGTCCGACTTCGGGCCGCGCAGCTTCGCCCGCAGCTGGGAGATCAACGGCGGGCAGCTGTCCGATCAGGACGCGCTGACCGACGAGCACGTCGAGTGGCTGACCAGCCGTCCGCTGATCGCGCACGCGGCGGGCCACCTGCTGATGCACTCGGACACCGTCGAATACCTCGACTGGGGCGACGACGCGGAGGACATCAACACCACTGTGCGCGAGATCCTGGTCGGCGACGATCTGGTGGAGTGGTGGGACGTGTGGCGCCGCATGACGACGCGCTACGCCTTCCGCGGCCCGCACGGCCCGGACATCGCCGACTACCTGCTGGAGCAGCTCGGCGGCGAGCGGGTCGTGCACGGGCACAGCGTGATCGCCGACCAGCTCGGCATCCACCCCAGCCAGATCGAGGCGCCCTACCTGTACGCCGGTGGCAAGGTGCTGGGCATCGACGGCGGGCTGTTCGTCGGCGGGCCCTGCCTGGTGGTGCCGCTGCCGTGGAAGCCCGAGGACTGA
- a CDS encoding HAD-IIA family hydrolase, with amino-acid sequence MSRWTYLTDMDGVLVHEEHLVPGADEFLAELRANDTPFLVLTNNSIYTPRDLRARLLRTGLDVPEERIWTSALATAKFLHSQRPGGSAFVIGEAGLTTALHEAGYVLTDRDPDYVVLGETRTYSFTAITRAIRLIEAGAKFIATNPDATGPSLEGSLPATGSIAALIERATGRQPYFVGKPNPLMMRSALRSLGAHSEGTIMIGDRMDTDVHSGIEAGLQTILVLTGISTKESAERYPYRPTLVLDSIADLVGRTQDPFGDGAVLT; translated from the coding sequence ATGAGCCGTTGGACGTATCTGACCGACATGGACGGCGTGCTGGTGCACGAGGAGCACCTGGTGCCCGGCGCCGACGAGTTCCTCGCCGAACTGCGGGCCAACGACACCCCGTTCCTGGTGCTGACCAACAACTCCATCTACACCCCGCGGGACCTGCGGGCCCGGCTGCTGCGCACCGGGCTGGACGTGCCGGAGGAACGCATCTGGACCTCCGCGCTGGCGACCGCGAAGTTCCTGCACAGCCAGCGGCCGGGCGGGTCGGCGTTCGTCATCGGCGAGGCCGGGCTGACCACGGCGCTGCACGAGGCCGGGTACGTGCTCACCGACCGCGACCCGGACTACGTGGTGCTGGGCGAGACGCGCACGTACAGCTTCACCGCGATCACCCGCGCCATCCGGCTCATCGAGGCCGGCGCGAAGTTCATCGCCACCAACCCGGACGCCACCGGGCCGAGCCTGGAGGGCAGCCTGCCTGCCACCGGTTCGATAGCGGCCCTCATCGAGCGCGCCACCGGGCGGCAGCCGTACTTCGTGGGCAAGCCGAACCCGCTGATGATGCGGTCGGCGCTGCGCAGCCTCGGCGCGCACTCCGAGGGCACGATCATGATCGGCGACCGGATGGACACCGACGTGCACTCGGGCATCGAGGCCGGGTTGCAGACGATCCTGGTGCTCACCGGCATCTCCACCAAGGAGTCGGCCGAGCGGTACCCGTACCGGCCGACGCTGGTGCTCGACTCGATCGCGGACCTGGTCGGCCGCACGCAGGACCCGTTCGGGGACGGGGCGGTGCTCACCTGA
- a CDS encoding ABC transporter permease: MPWVLWVPATLALALVVLPVVGLLVRTDLRRVPELIVSDAALTALRLSLETAAVSTLACIALGVPLAVVLARSTVRGIRVLRAVVLLPLVLPPVVGGLALLYLLGRKGFLGYLLGVTAGVQVPFTTAAVIIAQTFVAMPFLVVSLEGALRSGGDRYEQIASTLGARPWTVFRRVTLPLLLPALGSGAVLSFARALGEFGATITFAGSYEGVTRTLPLEVYVQAEADVDSAVALALLLIVVAVVVIAVARPRALEGTAR, from the coding sequence GTGCCGTGGGTTCTGTGGGTGCCCGCGACGCTCGCCCTCGCGCTCGTCGTGCTGCCGGTGGTCGGCCTGCTCGTGCGGACCGATCTCCGGCGCGTCCCGGAGCTGATCGTCAGCGACGCCGCCCTCACCGCGCTGCGGTTGTCGCTGGAGACCGCGGCCGTGTCCACGCTCGCGTGCATCGCGCTCGGCGTGCCGCTGGCGGTCGTGCTCGCCCGGTCGACCGTCCGCGGGATCCGGGTGCTGCGCGCGGTCGTGCTGCTGCCGCTGGTCCTGCCGCCGGTCGTCGGCGGGCTCGCGCTGCTGTACCTGCTCGGCCGCAAGGGGTTCCTCGGCTACCTGCTGGGCGTCACGGCCGGGGTGCAGGTCCCGTTCACCACCGCGGCGGTGATCATCGCCCAGACCTTCGTCGCGATGCCGTTCCTCGTGGTGAGCCTGGAGGGCGCGCTGCGCAGCGGCGGCGACCGCTACGAGCAGATCGCCTCGACCCTGGGCGCGCGCCCGTGGACGGTGTTCCGGCGGGTCACGCTGCCGTTGCTGCTGCCCGCGCTCGGCTCGGGGGCGGTGCTCAGCTTCGCCCGCGCGCTCGGCGAGTTCGGCGCGACCATCACGTTCGCGGGTAGTTACGAAGGCGTGACGAGGACGCTGCCGCTGGAGGTCTACGTGCAGGCCGAGGCCGATGTGGACAGTGCGGTCGCGCTGGCGCTGCTGCTGATCGTCGTCGCGGTCGTGGTCATCGCGGTCGCCCGGCCGCGCGCGCTGGAGGGGACCGCCCGGTGA
- the modA gene encoding molybdate ABC transporter substrate-binding protein: MRKLGALVAAATLMITGCGSSSGGSGSETLTVFAAASLTESFTALKTSFESAHPGTEVKFNFAGSSALVQQLSNGARADVFASADQTNMDKAVQAGVVDGAPSVFATNRLTIAVAPGNPKGITGFADLARGGLTVIVCAPQVPCGSAAEKVERGTGVTLRPASEEQDVKQVLNKVQTGDADAGLVYVTDAASAAGKVGQVDFPESAQAVNSYPIAVVKDAPQAGLAKQWVEFVLGEQGRAELQKAGFGAP; the protein is encoded by the coding sequence TTGAGGAAGCTGGGCGCCCTCGTGGCCGCGGCCACGCTGATGATCACCGGCTGCGGGTCGTCGTCGGGCGGGAGCGGGAGCGAGACGCTGACGGTGTTCGCCGCCGCCTCGCTCACCGAGTCGTTCACCGCGCTGAAGACGTCCTTCGAGTCGGCGCACCCGGGCACCGAGGTCAAGTTCAACTTCGCCGGCTCGTCCGCGCTGGTGCAGCAGCTGTCGAACGGCGCGCGGGCGGACGTGTTCGCCTCGGCCGACCAGACCAACATGGACAAGGCCGTGCAGGCCGGGGTGGTCGACGGCGCGCCGTCGGTGTTCGCGACGAACCGGCTGACCATCGCCGTCGCGCCGGGCAATCCGAAGGGCATCACGGGATTCGCCGACCTCGCGCGGGGCGGGCTGACCGTCATCGTCTGCGCCCCGCAGGTGCCGTGCGGCTCCGCGGCGGAGAAGGTCGAGCGGGGCACCGGGGTCACGCTGCGGCCGGCCAGTGAGGAGCAGGACGTCAAGCAGGTCCTGAACAAGGTGCAGACCGGGGACGCGGACGCCGGCCTGGTCTACGTCACCGACGCCGCGAGTGCCGCGGGCAAGGTCGGCCAGGTCGACTTCCCGGAGTCGGCGCAGGCGGTCAACTCCTACCCGATCGCCGTCGTCAAGGACGCTCCGCAGGCCGGTCTCGCGAAGCAGTGGGTCGAGTTCGTGCTGGGCGAGCAGGGCAGGGCCGAGCTGCAGAAGGCCGGTTTTGGCGCTCCGTAG